A genomic stretch from Pseudodesulfovibrio sp. JC047 includes:
- a CDS encoding site-specific integrase: MDFTSLASDYLSWVEGRRKRNTYIYKRSTINRFLDFYHGRLPVNEITQEIIETYLQNEIAKRTAKAVNNDLLELSILFNWAVKRGLMSSNPSRPIENYAADAYVRYVPPAEDISAARLVAKPEERRIFDTLYYTAARLSEILELTWEDVNFDHQVVRLWTSKRKGGNREPRYISMHKELQKTLQAAWEARDRHSPYVFTNPKDGKQYTRHTEFIRLLFKRLCERAKIKKPFTAHCIRHHVASRFADSRKATHRQIQQYLGHMNLRTTEIYLHEMSVDRDIVKAFDDPDENAQATTSK; encoded by the coding sequence ATGGACTTCACATCACTCGCTAGTGACTATTTGTCTTGGGTAGAAGGACGACGCAAGCGCAACACCTATATTTATAAGCGCAGCACCATCAACCGGTTTCTTGATTTTTACCATGGTCGCCTCCCTGTCAATGAGATCACCCAAGAAATCATTGAAACGTACCTCCAAAACGAGATTGCGAAACGCACCGCAAAGGCGGTGAACAACGATCTTTTAGAACTCAGCATCCTTTTCAATTGGGCCGTAAAGCGTGGCCTGATGTCCAGTAATCCTAGCCGCCCTATCGAAAATTATGCCGCCGACGCATATGTTCGATATGTTCCCCCGGCCGAAGATATTTCTGCCGCCCGACTGGTAGCAAAACCGGAAGAACGCCGTATCTTCGACACCCTTTACTACACCGCAGCCAGACTCTCCGAAATCCTGGAACTAACCTGGGAAGACGTCAATTTCGACCACCAGGTCGTGCGTCTTTGGACGTCCAAACGAAAAGGCGGGAATCGGGAACCTCGGTACATCTCCATGCACAAAGAACTTCAAAAGACGCTTCAGGCTGCATGGGAAGCACGGGACAGACACAGCCCGTATGTCTTCACCAATCCCAAAGATGGCAAACAGTACACTCGGCACACGGAATTCATCCGCCTGCTTTTCAAACGTTTGTGCGAACGAGCCAAAATCAAAAAACCTTTCACGGCCCATTGCATCCGACACCACGTCGCTTCCCGTTTCGCAGATTCTCGCAAAGCGACACACCGCCAGATTCAACAATATCTTGGCCACATGAACCTGCGAACCACAGAAATCTATTTGCATGAAATGTCGGTAGACAGAGATATCGTCAAAGCCTTTGATGATCCTGACGAAAACGCCCAAGCAACGACCTCAAAATAA